From a region of the Rhipicephalus microplus isolate Deutch F79 chromosome X, USDA_Rmic, whole genome shotgun sequence genome:
- the LOC119176973 gene encoding uncharacterized protein LOC119176973 produces MAWHKCGACGKRFAFLKSLEEHQRTHSTGSPPTEAFECELCALKFSLLSEYRTHTSQHHCGQTSPDGCTAGDRSYALDEDDTDGQYSETPLKGFECEGCTKKFATAFSRERHYQRKHATTPCSQERRRYHIKDYKVGRSLVIARTVR; encoded by the coding sequence ATGGCTTGGCACAAGTGTGGTGCATGTGGAAAGCGCTTTGCTTTTCTCAAGAGCTTGGAGGAACACCAGCGCACACACTCCACAGGCAGCCCTCCTACTGAGGCCTTTGAGTGTGAACTGTGCGCACTCAAATTCAGCCTGCTTTCCGAATACCGGACCCACACCAGCCAGCATCACTGTGGCCAAACATCACCAGATGGCTGCACAGCTGGAGATCGGTCATATGCACTTGATGAGGATGACACGGATGGCCAATACTCAGAAACACCACTGAAAGGTTTTGAATGCGAGGGATGCACCAAGAAGTTTGCCACAGCATTTTCGCGTGAGCGGCACTATCAGCGCAAGCATGCCACCACACCATGTTCGCAGGAGCGACGCCGCTACCACATCAAAGACTACAAGGTTGGCCGTAGCCTTGTCATTGCAAGAACAGTACGGTAG